The genomic stretch CTGGATGATTTCGGTCAGGGTACGGAATAAGACATCTGTATCAAACTCATTAAAGGCCTTGGTTATCTCGCTTTTAAATACGGAGATGTTAAAAGCATTGCGGATCGAGGCTGCATCATTGCCGGTGAACATCACGATGGGCTGTGCGGTACCGGTACGTCCAAATGCCTGGCGGGCTTCCTGGTAGGATTCGCTGATTTTTAAGGGCTGGCTGACCGGAGTTCCGATTCCCGTGAGAACCGAAACGTTAAAATAATTCCGGATCATATCTGCCACATTGCGAAATGCATCAAAAACAGCTTCTGTTCTATAATCTGCCAAATCGGAGAGGTGAAATACCACTGCAAAGTGCTTCATATCAAGACTTACCACATAGGCGGGAAGATGCCTGCTGATAATTTCCTTTGCCATTTGCAAAGCGCTGTTATAAAGGTTCATGAGTTTTCCATAATCCATTTCCCTGCTGGTTTCTTCCTGGATTTGGCAAAGGGCGGTAAAATAACAGGTTTCCGTAAAGTCCAGCCTTAAATCTCTGGACTGAAGCTCAAACTGTTCCTCACTGTCAAAAAGGTTATGCAGGAGCCGCATAAAAAATTTCTCATAATAGCTCTGTAATAAGGGACGTCCTGTATCCCTGTATCCCATGGAGACCTGAATGGTTTCCAGGCGGGAGAGGGCCTTTTTTACGGCTTCCTCCAGGGCCTTTGCATTTAATTCCAGCTTGATTAAGTAGTCTACGGCCTCATAGGTCATAGCTTCCTTGATGAGCTGGAATTCCTCATAGCTTGTTAGAAAAATAAACAGGGGGATCTTTCCATAGGTTTCCCGGCAGGTCTTTGCCAGGGTAAGCCCGTTCATAATTGGCATGCGGATGTCGGTAATGACAATTTCCGGTGAATATTCTGTGATCATCTCAAGGGCATCCTGCCCGTTCATAGCGGTACCGCAGATCTCAATGCCGTAATCCGTCCAGTTTATCATGGATTTTAATCCGATCTGAACCAATGGCTCATCATCTGCAATCAATAGTTTTATCATATATATTACCTTTCGGCTGTTTGATTTTCTGTATAAAGGGCATAAGGTATTAAAATGGTCATGGTAGTGAAGCTGCCAGGACAGCTGTCAATGGTGATTCCATATTCCGGGCCAAAATCATATTGGATGCGCCTGTTTACGTTGCTGATCCCAACTTGCCGGAAAAATTCTATTTTGTTCTGGCTGTCGGTCTTCTCATGGAGAACCTTATCAATGGTATCTTTGGACATTCCTATGCCGTTATCGGTTATATCAATTTTAAGTGCTTTTTTGAGACCCAGATTTATGCTACGGGCTGAAACAGTGATCTTTCCAGCTGTTTTCGCAGGCTCTATTCCGTGGAACAGAGCATTTTCAATGATGGGCTGGAGGGTAAAACGGTGAATTTCACAATTGTATAGATCCTCTGTCTCAATGAAATATTCGATGGTGACACTTCCGCCGTAGCGATATTTCTGGATCAGGAAATAATCCTTTACCAGTTCCAGCTCTTCCCTTAAGGGAATCATGGAAGTGGTACCTTTTGAGACATTTTTAAGGAGCCTGGCCAGGGCTGTGGTCATATCTGCAATTCCGTCTGCATTCTGAATGGTTGCCATCCACTTGATGGAATTTAATGTATTATATAGGAAGTGGGGATTGATCTGGCTTTGCAGAATCTGGTATTCCAAATCCTTTTTCTGTTTTTCATCCGTTACCCGTTTTTCCATCAGGGTATTAATGTTTTCTGACATATTATTGATTCCCTTGCCGACTTCTCCCAGCTCATGATTCCACTCAATGGCCGAATCCCTGGAAAAATCCCCGGTTGAGATATCATGGATTTTACTGCTGAGCCTGTGAATGGGGTTCATGATGATCTTATTTAACAGGAAGGCGAGGAGGACGCCCAATGAGACAATGGTAAGGCAGATTCCAAGGATTAATAGGGTGTATAAGTTTTTCTGTTGGCCAAGCTGCTGCTCAGAAAGTACCTGAGATAAACTCCAGCCGGCCATACCCTCGATGGGCCGTTCCACCAGGGTCCGTTTTTTTCCATCGTTCATGGTAACGGAGAGAACACTGGTTCCTTTGGAGAGAGAATCGTTTCCGGCCAGTTTTACCGGATTGGTGTAGGGCATTTCCATTTCCTTTAAGCCGTTTGAATTAAAACCATAGATTTTATCTCCCATGGTAATAAATAGAATACTGTCCTCGGGAAGAGGATAGGAGGCCAGATAATCGGTGAAGATCCGGGAGGAAATTTCCACATAAGCCCAGCCAATGACTTCAGAATTAAATATGTTGGAAACCGGACGTACTATGGGAATAAATTGGTCCATGCCTATATTGGAAAATGGATCTTTTACCAGGCCGATCCAGAGAAAATCGTCGGATCTGTAAAGCTTATCAAAGAAAGGTTCATTTTTAATAATCCTGGCTGCGTAGGAGGAGGAGGAGTTTGCCAATGCCGCTATTTGAAGGAAATTGTTTTCATTGGAAGAAGAAACGATGACCCGGGACATGTATTCATAAGACCTGGTGTTGTAATATTCTTCCTTTAAACGGCTGTGGGAGGAAAGGGCTATAGGGCGCAGATTATCAAAGTCCCTGGCGGCGGTGGCAAGCTTTGGCTGGTCCTTAAACGCTTCCAGATAATCCTGAACCGCACTGTTGGAGCAGCACCATTTGCTGAAATAGATGATATCCTTCATATCAGCATCAATGTTGTTGCTTACAACTGAAAGGCTGAATTCCGCAGACTGAATCTGGTTTTTTCTTAAGAAGGACTGGAAAACTGAGAAACAGACAGTTGTAGTCAGAACGGTGATGAGCAGC from Lacrimispora sphenoides JCM 1415 encodes the following:
- a CDS encoding sensor histidine kinase, producing the protein MWKKLIPKTMRGKIMVLTAAITLLITVLTTTVCFSVFQSFLRKNQIQSAEFSLSVVSNNIDADMKDIIYFSKWCCSNSAVQDYLEAFKDQPKLATAARDFDNLRPIALSSHSRLKEEYYNTRSYEYMSRVIVSSSNENNFLQIAALANSSSSYAARIIKNEPFFDKLYRSDDFLWIGLVKDPFSNIGMDQFIPIVRPVSNIFNSEVIGWAYVEISSRIFTDYLASYPLPEDSILFITMGDKIYGFNSNGLKEMEMPYTNPVKLAGNDSLSKGTSVLSVTMNDGKKRTLVERPIEGMAGWSLSQVLSEQQLGQQKNLYTLLILGICLTIVSLGVLLAFLLNKIIMNPIHRLSSKIHDISTGDFSRDSAIEWNHELGEVGKGINNMSENINTLMEKRVTDEKQKKDLEYQILQSQINPHFLYNTLNSIKWMATIQNADGIADMTTALARLLKNVSKGTTSMIPLREELELVKDYFLIQKYRYGGSVTIEYFIETEDLYNCEIHRFTLQPIIENALFHGIEPAKTAGKITVSARSINLGLKKALKIDITDNGIGMSKDTIDKVLHEKTDSQNKIEFFRQVGISNVNRRIQYDFGPEYGITIDSCPGSFTTMTILIPYALYTENQTAER
- a CDS encoding helix-turn-helix domain-containing protein produces the protein MIKLLIADDEPLVQIGLKSMINWTDYGIEICGTAMNGQDALEMITEYSPEIVITDIRMPIMNGLTLAKTCRETYGKIPLFIFLTSYEEFQLIKEAMTYEAVDYLIKLELNAKALEEAVKKALSRLETIQVSMGYRDTGRPLLQSYYEKFFMRLLHNLFDSEEQFELQSRDLRLDFTETCYFTALCQIQEETSREMDYGKLMNLYNSALQMAKEIISRHLPAYVVSLDMKHFAVVFHLSDLADYRTEAVFDAFRNVADMIRNYFNVSVLTGIGTPVSQPLKISESYQEARQAFGRTGTAQPIVMFTGNDAASIRNAFNISVFKSEITKAFNEFDTDVLFRTLTEIIQLFETHPLRFSQAADGACNILYLALSLLPDGEENMSEIFSSYSDGYRSIYRFTNVEQIAEWMTIFRDGLCEVLKSKRKTYKAHVITNVQKYINNHVSEKLTLNEVAGVFGLSPNYLSILFKKNCGTGFSEYIAQAKINRAKALLLEQDMKIYEAADQLGFESAFYFSKVFKKVTGLSPREFIQQNTVNPDENK